Proteins encoded by one window of Salvia splendens isolate huo1 chromosome 14, SspV2, whole genome shotgun sequence:
- the LOC121765358 gene encoding sister chromatid cohesion 1 protein 4-like isoform X3 — protein sequence MASLTPRQSLVWMRGLEMVMLLVWTLTRCDPQASVGPMTPLKQDEHPEIRNADSGTKVDDADDYDDLINAQAPSTPGLVEEPNLSNVQEVSAFDDHMEAECRLGESTVIENADNNINEDKQEADWSSHDNKICDAVPVVPPEDNGHQSGGLDVDSSKPLGESLTEANMEHDPVETLAVGQGKSVNSSLELDDKINGASQGPCQNTDADGMNSIRPVDEDDHHQGPFTGIEKSAREISGEASNYHQDETFPQNRDTGASNELGDPNSSNLDVHEKVASSETPFLRPCNSNMEQPDFVCKYALSADAAVQSDVINLATSEAEEMVMIGKGCSGADNPEELLEKHMQEHALREGTDTGFNKPNSHVTNAGAHDALVDNLNSSAEADLPAPEKLLSVPEDINQHNNMFTEMGSGVFVGLDASDAGSKIISGKKRSFTESTWTEQSLNSVESSRLVRFKRTVESVPDDDDLLSSILVGKSSVLKVKATPRPSEAASTKCTRATQRTSVPKRKVFMDDTMVLHGDVIRLQLTNSEDIRRVRKKAPCTQSEISLIQKKYLEDDCFLGPLFTGISIELESLHSHTWNLSGIRVCNNEPTDSSLGNVADARLPSKEVPPEDSKENNDYFHATVAEPHSTSQDAENCEAMDNGMHNAAEQNRVTIANELSSHRDSETPLLTDNGVNKVRDMNVEIDTCDKQSKPNGDVEADVSKHEPLVDVSGWEMSEKSKRASDFPAGVVQLNPATETCEELTFVNADLSTGLPDQERDAPSVELHYAMMDADNRQAIEDVLIARDGDVNAGLETEPLERDDVFLGVAQENVTVEAQSNSKQELEFDEYNQTRNAIFGENIEFSSFTADQDYAFMDNIRSPEQPEAHYHDMMGAESSGFNMHNQEEWKYSAAENDTDFLNVDDDELNEMVDDQDIADEEETRFIENTGWSSRTRAVSKYLQTLFVKEAEQGRRSLNLEHLLVGKSRKEASRMFFETLVLKTRDYIHVEQQVSFDGIALKPRTRLMKSNF from the exons ATGGCGTCACTTACTCCACGTCAAAGTTTGGTCTGGATG AGAGGTTTGGAGATggtgatgcttctggtttggacCTTGACGAG GTGTGATCCTCAGGCTTCGGTTGGACCGATGACACCTCTCAAGCAAGATGAGCATCCTGAAATTAGGAATGCTGATTCAGGAACCAAG GTTGATGATGCTGATGACTATGATGATCTCATAAATGCACAGGCTCCATCTACCCCTGGGCTGGTGGAAGAGCCTAATTTATCCAATGTCCAAGAGGTTTCGGCCTTTGATGACCATATGGAAGCGGAATGTCGTTTAGGGGAATCTACTGTGATAGAAAATGCAGACAACAATATTAATGAGGATAAACAAGAGGCCGATTGGTCTTCTCACGATAATAAAATTTGTGATGCAGTTCCAGTGGTGCCACCTGAGGACAATGGCCATCAGTCAGGTGGCTTGGATGTTGATTCTTCGAAGCCACTAGGAGAATCTCTTACTGAAGCTAATATGGAACATGATCCGGTCGAGACTTTAGCAGTTGGTCAAGGTAAATCTGTAAACTCTTCTTTGGAGTTGGATGATAAAATCAATGGGGCATCTCAAGGTCCCTGCCAGAATACAGACGCTGATGGTATGAACTCAATTCGCCCAGTTGACGAGGATGATCACCATCAAGGCCCCTTTACCGGCATTGAGAAAAGTGCTCGTGAAATTTCTGGTGAGGCTAGCAACTACCACCAAGATGAAACTTTTCCACAAAATCGTGATACTGGGGCCTCTAATGAACTGGGAGATCCAAACTCGTCGAACCTTGATGTTCATGAAAAAGTGGCATCTTCTGAGACTCCTTTTCTAAGACCATGCAATTCTAACATGGAACAGCCTGATTTTGTTTGTAAATATGCCTTGTCAGCTGATGCTGCTGTACAATCTGATGTTATCAACTTGGCAACTTCTGAGGCAGAGGAGATGGTAATGATAG GTAAAGGATGCTCTGGAGCTGATAATCCAGAAGAACTTTTGGAGAAGCACATGCAAGAACATGCACTGCGAGAAGGCACTGATACAGGTTTCAACAAACCCAATAGTCATGTAACGAATGCCGGTGCACATGATGCTCTGGTGGATAATCTAAATAGTTCTGCAGAAGCCGATCTGCCTGCACCAGAAAAATTGTTATCCGTACCAGAAGACATAAACCAACATAATAACATGTTTACAGAGATGGGCTCCGGTGTGTTTGTCGGGCTTGATGCTAGTGATGCTGGAAGCAAAATCATTTCTGGCAAGAAACGCAGTTTTACTGAAAGTACATGGACAGAGCAGAGTCTGAACTCAGTTGAATCTTCAAGACTAGTTCGTTTTAAAAGAACGGTCGAATCTGTGCCCGATGATGATGATTTATTGTCTTCCATTTTAG TGGGAAAATCATCAGTTTTAAAAGTGAAGGCGACACCTCGTCCTTCTGAGGCGGCATCTACTAAATGTACTCGTGCTACTCAACGTACTAGTGTTCCCAAAAGAAAAGTATTTATGGACGACACTATGGTATTGCATGGCGA CGTGATAAGACTGCAGCTGACAAACTCTGAAGACATACGCCGTGTGAGAAAGAAAGCTCCATGTACGCAGTCTGAGATTTCTTTGATTCAGAAAAAATACTTGGAAGACGATTGTTTTCTTGGACCACTATTTACTG GAATATCGATTGAGTTGGAATCTTTGCACAGTCACACATGGAATTTGAGTGGCATTCGAGTGTGTAACAATGAGCCAACTGACTCTTCTCTTGGAAATGTTGCTGATGCGAGGCTACCTTCTAAAGAAGTACCACCCGAAGACAGCAAAGAGAATAATGACTATTTTCATGCAACTGTAGCCGAACCACATTCGACGTCTCAAGATGCTGAAAATTGTGAGGCCATGGACAACGGAATGCATAATGCTGCAGAACAAAATAGAGTGACGATAGCCAATGAACTTTCGTCACACAGAGATAGCGAGACTCCTCTTCTGACTGATAATGGGGTTAACAAAGTTCGTGATATGAATGTAGAAATCGACACCTGTGACAAGCAGAGTAAGCCCAATGGTGATGTGGAGGCTGATGTTTCAAAACACGAGCCTTTGGTAGATGTAAGTGGATGGGAAATGAGCGAGAAAAGCAAACGTGCCTCTGATTTTCCAGCTGGTGTCGTTCAATTGAATCCTGCAACTGAGACTTGTGAGGAACTCACTTTTGTGAATGCCGACTTATCAACCGGTCTACCCGATCAAGAGAGGGATGCACCCTCTGTTGAGTTGCACTATGCAATGATGGATGCCGACAACAGACAAGCCATTGAAGATGTACTAATAGCAAGGGATGGTGATGTTAATGCGGGGCTTGAAACTGAACCTCTAGAGAGGGATGATGTTTTCTTAGGGGTTGCCCAAGAAAATGTCACTGTTGAGGCACAGTCGAATTCTAAACAGGAGTTGGAGTTTGATGAATACAATCAAACGCGCAATGCTATATTCGGGGAAAATATTGAATTTTCTTCATTCACAGCAGACCAAGATTATGCTTTTATGGATAATATCAGAAGCCCCGAACAGCCAGAAGCTCATTATCACGATATGATGGGTGCAGAAAGTTCTGGCTTCAACATGCACAATCAAGAG GAATGGAAGTATTCCGCTGCTGAAAACGACACTG ATTTTCTAAATGTTGATGATGACGAGCTAAATGAAATGGTCGATGATCAAGATATTGCTGATGAGGAAGAAACAAGATTCATAGAGAACACCGGGTGGTCTTCACGTACAAG GGCCGTTTCCAAGTATCTGCAGACATTGTTCGTTAAAGAGGCAGAGCAAGGAAGGAGATCTCTTAACCTAGAGCACCTCTTAGTTGGTAAATCACGCAAAGAAGCTTCGAGGATGTTTTTTGAAACATTG GTTCTCAAAACTAGAGACTACATCCATGTGGAGCAACAGGTCTCCTTTGATGGGATCGCCTTGAAACCTCGAACAAGGCTGATGAAGAGCAACTTCTGA
- the LOC121765370 gene encoding uncharacterized protein LOC121765370 — translation MGLSMEGESSCTHKVFLITNYILLGAASSCIFLTLSLRLIPSLVGALLILLHIVTIGGAISGCAAATRRVGGGKFYGAHMVATVLTAIFQGSIAVLIFTRPEDFLARLDSYVLQDDGVLILKLAGGLCALVFCLEWAVLTLAFFLNYYAHLEKDGNGMKSGNEEELKTLPWPIHQV, via the coding sequence ATGGGATTGTCGATGGAGGGGGAGAGCAGCTGCACCCACAAAGTGTTCCTAATCACCAACTACATCCTCCTGGGCGCGGCGTCGAGCTGCATCTTCCTGACCCTCTCCCTCCGGCTGATCCCCTCCCTGGTGGGCgccctcctcatcctcctccacATCGTCACGATCGGCGGAGCCATTTCCGGGTGCGCCGCCGCCACCCGGCGCGTGGGCGGAGGCAAGTTCTACGGCGCCCACATGGTGGCCACCGTCCTGACCGCCATCTTCCAGGGCTCCATCGCCGTCCTCATCTTCACCCGCCCCGAGGACTTCCTCGCCCGCCTTGACTCCTACGTCCTCCAGGACGACGGCGTCCTCATCCTCAAGCTCGCCGGGGGGCTCTGCGCCCTCGTCTTCTGCCTCGAGTGGGCCGTCCTCACCCTCGCCTTCTTCCTCAACTACTACGCCCACCTTGAAAAGGATGGAAATGGAATGAAGAGCGGGAACGAGGAGGAGTTGAAGACCTTGCCCTGGCCTATTCATCAGGTCTAA
- the LOC121765358 gene encoding sister chromatid cohesion 1 protein 4-like isoform X1 has translation MFYSQFILAKKGPLGTIWIAAHLERKLRKNQVADTDIGVSVDSILSPDVPIALRLSSHLLLGVVRIYSRKVNYLFDDCSEALLNVKQAFRSAAVDLPPEQSKAPYHSITLPETFDLDDFELPDNEIFHGNFVDHHISSREQITLQDTLDGVTYSTSKFGLDERFGDGDASGLDLDEELFLDKDGTAGLENERCDPQASVGPMTPLKQDEHPEIRNADSGTKVDDADDYDDLINAQAPSTPGLVEEPNLSNVQEVSAFDDHMEAECRLGESTVIENADNNINEDKQEADWSSHDNKICDAVPVVPPEDNGHQSGGLDVDSSKPLGESLTEANMEHDPVETLAVGQGKSVNSSLELDDKINGASQGPCQNTDADGMNSIRPVDEDDHHQGPFTGIEKSAREISGEASNYHQDETFPQNRDTGASNELGDPNSSNLDVHEKVASSETPFLRPCNSNMEQPDFVCKYALSADAAVQSDVINLATSEAEEMVMIGKGCSGADNPEELLEKHMQEHALREGTDTGFNKPNSHVTNAGAHDALVDNLNSSAEADLPAPEKLLSVPEDINQHNNMFTEMGSGVFVGLDASDAGSKIISGKKRSFTESTWTEQSLNSVESSRLVRFKRTVESVPDDDDLLSSILVGKSSVLKVKATPRPSEAASTKCTRATQRTSVPKRKVFMDDTMVLHGDVIRLQLTNSEDIRRVRKKAPCTQSEISLIQKKYLEDDCFLGPLFTGISIELESLHSHTWNLSGIRVCNNEPTDSSLGNVADARLPSKEVPPEDSKENNDYFHATVAEPHSTSQDAENCEAMDNGMHNAAEQNRVTIANELSSHRDSETPLLTDNGVNKVRDMNVEIDTCDKQSKPNGDVEADVSKHEPLVDVSGWEMSEKSKRASDFPAGVVQLNPATETCEELTFVNADLSTGLPDQERDAPSVELHYAMMDADNRQAIEDVLIARDGDVNAGLETEPLERDDVFLGVAQENVTVEAQSNSKQELEFDEYNQTRNAIFGENIEFSSFTADQDYAFMDNIRSPEQPEAHYHDMMGAESSGFNMHNQEEWKYSAAENDTDFLNVDDDELNEMVDDQDIADEEETRFIENTGWSSRTRAVSKYLQTLFVKEAEQGRRSLNLEHLLVGKSRKEASRMFFETLVLKTRDYIHVEQQVSFDGIALKPRTRLMKSNF, from the exons ACTCTATTCTTTCCCCAGATGTGCCCATTGCACTTCGTTTGTCCAGCCATCTTCTACTTGGCGTGGTGAGGATATATTCTCGGAAGGTGAACTACCTATTTGATGATTGCAGTGAGGCTTTACTTAATGTTAAGCAAGCTTTTCGTTCTGCTGCGGTTGATCTACCACCAGAACAGTCGAAGGCCCCTTATCACTCCATCACCTTGCCCGAAACGTTCGACCTTGATGATTTTGAGCTGCCAGATAATGAAATCTTCCATGG TAATTTTGTAGATCATCATATCAGTTCAAGAGAGCAAATAACCCTTCAAGATACTCTTGATGGCGTCACTTACTCCACGTCAAAGTTTGGTCTGGATG AGAGGTTTGGAGATggtgatgcttctggtttggacCTTGACGAG GAATTGTTTTTGGACAAGGATGGCACTGCAGGACTTGAAAATGAAAG GTGTGATCCTCAGGCTTCGGTTGGACCGATGACACCTCTCAAGCAAGATGAGCATCCTGAAATTAGGAATGCTGATTCAGGAACCAAG GTTGATGATGCTGATGACTATGATGATCTCATAAATGCACAGGCTCCATCTACCCCTGGGCTGGTGGAAGAGCCTAATTTATCCAATGTCCAAGAGGTTTCGGCCTTTGATGACCATATGGAAGCGGAATGTCGTTTAGGGGAATCTACTGTGATAGAAAATGCAGACAACAATATTAATGAGGATAAACAAGAGGCCGATTGGTCTTCTCACGATAATAAAATTTGTGATGCAGTTCCAGTGGTGCCACCTGAGGACAATGGCCATCAGTCAGGTGGCTTGGATGTTGATTCTTCGAAGCCACTAGGAGAATCTCTTACTGAAGCTAATATGGAACATGATCCGGTCGAGACTTTAGCAGTTGGTCAAGGTAAATCTGTAAACTCTTCTTTGGAGTTGGATGATAAAATCAATGGGGCATCTCAAGGTCCCTGCCAGAATACAGACGCTGATGGTATGAACTCAATTCGCCCAGTTGACGAGGATGATCACCATCAAGGCCCCTTTACCGGCATTGAGAAAAGTGCTCGTGAAATTTCTGGTGAGGCTAGCAACTACCACCAAGATGAAACTTTTCCACAAAATCGTGATACTGGGGCCTCTAATGAACTGGGAGATCCAAACTCGTCGAACCTTGATGTTCATGAAAAAGTGGCATCTTCTGAGACTCCTTTTCTAAGACCATGCAATTCTAACATGGAACAGCCTGATTTTGTTTGTAAATATGCCTTGTCAGCTGATGCTGCTGTACAATCTGATGTTATCAACTTGGCAACTTCTGAGGCAGAGGAGATGGTAATGATAG GTAAAGGATGCTCTGGAGCTGATAATCCAGAAGAACTTTTGGAGAAGCACATGCAAGAACATGCACTGCGAGAAGGCACTGATACAGGTTTCAACAAACCCAATAGTCATGTAACGAATGCCGGTGCACATGATGCTCTGGTGGATAATCTAAATAGTTCTGCAGAAGCCGATCTGCCTGCACCAGAAAAATTGTTATCCGTACCAGAAGACATAAACCAACATAATAACATGTTTACAGAGATGGGCTCCGGTGTGTTTGTCGGGCTTGATGCTAGTGATGCTGGAAGCAAAATCATTTCTGGCAAGAAACGCAGTTTTACTGAAAGTACATGGACAGAGCAGAGTCTGAACTCAGTTGAATCTTCAAGACTAGTTCGTTTTAAAAGAACGGTCGAATCTGTGCCCGATGATGATGATTTATTGTCTTCCATTTTAG TGGGAAAATCATCAGTTTTAAAAGTGAAGGCGACACCTCGTCCTTCTGAGGCGGCATCTACTAAATGTACTCGTGCTACTCAACGTACTAGTGTTCCCAAAAGAAAAGTATTTATGGACGACACTATGGTATTGCATGGCGA CGTGATAAGACTGCAGCTGACAAACTCTGAAGACATACGCCGTGTGAGAAAGAAAGCTCCATGTACGCAGTCTGAGATTTCTTTGATTCAGAAAAAATACTTGGAAGACGATTGTTTTCTTGGACCACTATTTACTG GAATATCGATTGAGTTGGAATCTTTGCACAGTCACACATGGAATTTGAGTGGCATTCGAGTGTGTAACAATGAGCCAACTGACTCTTCTCTTGGAAATGTTGCTGATGCGAGGCTACCTTCTAAAGAAGTACCACCCGAAGACAGCAAAGAGAATAATGACTATTTTCATGCAACTGTAGCCGAACCACATTCGACGTCTCAAGATGCTGAAAATTGTGAGGCCATGGACAACGGAATGCATAATGCTGCAGAACAAAATAGAGTGACGATAGCCAATGAACTTTCGTCACACAGAGATAGCGAGACTCCTCTTCTGACTGATAATGGGGTTAACAAAGTTCGTGATATGAATGTAGAAATCGACACCTGTGACAAGCAGAGTAAGCCCAATGGTGATGTGGAGGCTGATGTTTCAAAACACGAGCCTTTGGTAGATGTAAGTGGATGGGAAATGAGCGAGAAAAGCAAACGTGCCTCTGATTTTCCAGCTGGTGTCGTTCAATTGAATCCTGCAACTGAGACTTGTGAGGAACTCACTTTTGTGAATGCCGACTTATCAACCGGTCTACCCGATCAAGAGAGGGATGCACCCTCTGTTGAGTTGCACTATGCAATGATGGATGCCGACAACAGACAAGCCATTGAAGATGTACTAATAGCAAGGGATGGTGATGTTAATGCGGGGCTTGAAACTGAACCTCTAGAGAGGGATGATGTTTTCTTAGGGGTTGCCCAAGAAAATGTCACTGTTGAGGCACAGTCGAATTCTAAACAGGAGTTGGAGTTTGATGAATACAATCAAACGCGCAATGCTATATTCGGGGAAAATATTGAATTTTCTTCATTCACAGCAGACCAAGATTATGCTTTTATGGATAATATCAGAAGCCCCGAACAGCCAGAAGCTCATTATCACGATATGATGGGTGCAGAAAGTTCTGGCTTCAACATGCACAATCAAGAG GAATGGAAGTATTCCGCTGCTGAAAACGACACTG ATTTTCTAAATGTTGATGATGACGAGCTAAATGAAATGGTCGATGATCAAGATATTGCTGATGAGGAAGAAACAAGATTCATAGAGAACACCGGGTGGTCTTCACGTACAAG GGCCGTTTCCAAGTATCTGCAGACATTGTTCGTTAAAGAGGCAGAGCAAGGAAGGAGATCTCTTAACCTAGAGCACCTCTTAGTTGGTAAATCACGCAAAGAAGCTTCGAGGATGTTTTTTGAAACATTG GTTCTCAAAACTAGAGACTACATCCATGTGGAGCAACAGGTCTCCTTTGATGGGATCGCCTTGAAACCTCGAACAAGGCTGATGAAGAGCAACTTCTGA
- the LOC121765358 gene encoding sister chromatid cohesion 1 protein 4-like isoform X2 has protein sequence MFYSQFILAKKGPLGTIWIAAHLERKLRKNQVADTDIGVSVDSILSPDVPIALRLSSHLLLGVVRIYSRKVNYLFDDCSEALLNVKQAFRSAAVDLPPEQSKAPYHSITLPETFDLDDFELPDNEIFHGNFVDHHISSREQITLQDTLDGVTYSTSKFGLDERFGDGDASGLDLDEELFLDKDGTAGLENERCDPQASVGPMTPLKQDEHPEIRNADSGTKVDDADDYDDLINAQAPSTPGLVEEPNLSNVQEVSAFDDHMEAECRLGESTVIENADNNINEDKQEADWSSHDNKICDAVPVVPPEDNGHQSGGLDVDSSKPLGESLTEANMEHDPVETLAVGQVDEDDHHQGPFTGIEKSAREISGEASNYHQDETFPQNRDTGASNELGDPNSSNLDVHEKVASSETPFLRPCNSNMEQPDFVCKYALSADAAVQSDVINLATSEAEEMVMIGKGCSGADNPEELLEKHMQEHALREGTDTGFNKPNSHVTNAGAHDALVDNLNSSAEADLPAPEKLLSVPEDINQHNNMFTEMGSGVFVGLDASDAGSKIISGKKRSFTESTWTEQSLNSVESSRLVRFKRTVESVPDDDDLLSSILVGKSSVLKVKATPRPSEAASTKCTRATQRTSVPKRKVFMDDTMVLHGDVIRLQLTNSEDIRRVRKKAPCTQSEISLIQKKYLEDDCFLGPLFTGISIELESLHSHTWNLSGIRVCNNEPTDSSLGNVADARLPSKEVPPEDSKENNDYFHATVAEPHSTSQDAENCEAMDNGMHNAAEQNRVTIANELSSHRDSETPLLTDNGVNKVRDMNVEIDTCDKQSKPNGDVEADVSKHEPLVDVSGWEMSEKSKRASDFPAGVVQLNPATETCEELTFVNADLSTGLPDQERDAPSVELHYAMMDADNRQAIEDVLIARDGDVNAGLETEPLERDDVFLGVAQENVTVEAQSNSKQELEFDEYNQTRNAIFGENIEFSSFTADQDYAFMDNIRSPEQPEAHYHDMMGAESSGFNMHNQEEWKYSAAENDTDFLNVDDDELNEMVDDQDIADEEETRFIENTGWSSRTRAVSKYLQTLFVKEAEQGRRSLNLEHLLVGKSRKEASRMFFETLVLKTRDYIHVEQQVSFDGIALKPRTRLMKSNF, from the exons ACTCTATTCTTTCCCCAGATGTGCCCATTGCACTTCGTTTGTCCAGCCATCTTCTACTTGGCGTGGTGAGGATATATTCTCGGAAGGTGAACTACCTATTTGATGATTGCAGTGAGGCTTTACTTAATGTTAAGCAAGCTTTTCGTTCTGCTGCGGTTGATCTACCACCAGAACAGTCGAAGGCCCCTTATCACTCCATCACCTTGCCCGAAACGTTCGACCTTGATGATTTTGAGCTGCCAGATAATGAAATCTTCCATGG TAATTTTGTAGATCATCATATCAGTTCAAGAGAGCAAATAACCCTTCAAGATACTCTTGATGGCGTCACTTACTCCACGTCAAAGTTTGGTCTGGATG AGAGGTTTGGAGATggtgatgcttctggtttggacCTTGACGAG GAATTGTTTTTGGACAAGGATGGCACTGCAGGACTTGAAAATGAAAG GTGTGATCCTCAGGCTTCGGTTGGACCGATGACACCTCTCAAGCAAGATGAGCATCCTGAAATTAGGAATGCTGATTCAGGAACCAAG GTTGATGATGCTGATGACTATGATGATCTCATAAATGCACAGGCTCCATCTACCCCTGGGCTGGTGGAAGAGCCTAATTTATCCAATGTCCAAGAGGTTTCGGCCTTTGATGACCATATGGAAGCGGAATGTCGTTTAGGGGAATCTACTGTGATAGAAAATGCAGACAACAATATTAATGAGGATAAACAAGAGGCCGATTGGTCTTCTCACGATAATAAAATTTGTGATGCAGTTCCAGTGGTGCCACCTGAGGACAATGGCCATCAGTCAGGTGGCTTGGATGTTGATTCTTCGAAGCCACTAGGAGAATCTCTTACTGAAGCTAATATGGAACATGATCCGGTCGAGACTTTAGCAGTTGGTCAAG TTGACGAGGATGATCACCATCAAGGCCCCTTTACCGGCATTGAGAAAAGTGCTCGTGAAATTTCTGGTGAGGCTAGCAACTACCACCAAGATGAAACTTTTCCACAAAATCGTGATACTGGGGCCTCTAATGAACTGGGAGATCCAAACTCGTCGAACCTTGATGTTCATGAAAAAGTGGCATCTTCTGAGACTCCTTTTCTAAGACCATGCAATTCTAACATGGAACAGCCTGATTTTGTTTGTAAATATGCCTTGTCAGCTGATGCTGCTGTACAATCTGATGTTATCAACTTGGCAACTTCTGAGGCAGAGGAGATGGTAATGATAG GTAAAGGATGCTCTGGAGCTGATAATCCAGAAGAACTTTTGGAGAAGCACATGCAAGAACATGCACTGCGAGAAGGCACTGATACAGGTTTCAACAAACCCAATAGTCATGTAACGAATGCCGGTGCACATGATGCTCTGGTGGATAATCTAAATAGTTCTGCAGAAGCCGATCTGCCTGCACCAGAAAAATTGTTATCCGTACCAGAAGACATAAACCAACATAATAACATGTTTACAGAGATGGGCTCCGGTGTGTTTGTCGGGCTTGATGCTAGTGATGCTGGAAGCAAAATCATTTCTGGCAAGAAACGCAGTTTTACTGAAAGTACATGGACAGAGCAGAGTCTGAACTCAGTTGAATCTTCAAGACTAGTTCGTTTTAAAAGAACGGTCGAATCTGTGCCCGATGATGATGATTTATTGTCTTCCATTTTAG TGGGAAAATCATCAGTTTTAAAAGTGAAGGCGACACCTCGTCCTTCTGAGGCGGCATCTACTAAATGTACTCGTGCTACTCAACGTACTAGTGTTCCCAAAAGAAAAGTATTTATGGACGACACTATGGTATTGCATGGCGA CGTGATAAGACTGCAGCTGACAAACTCTGAAGACATACGCCGTGTGAGAAAGAAAGCTCCATGTACGCAGTCTGAGATTTCTTTGATTCAGAAAAAATACTTGGAAGACGATTGTTTTCTTGGACCACTATTTACTG GAATATCGATTGAGTTGGAATCTTTGCACAGTCACACATGGAATTTGAGTGGCATTCGAGTGTGTAACAATGAGCCAACTGACTCTTCTCTTGGAAATGTTGCTGATGCGAGGCTACCTTCTAAAGAAGTACCACCCGAAGACAGCAAAGAGAATAATGACTATTTTCATGCAACTGTAGCCGAACCACATTCGACGTCTCAAGATGCTGAAAATTGTGAGGCCATGGACAACGGAATGCATAATGCTGCAGAACAAAATAGAGTGACGATAGCCAATGAACTTTCGTCACACAGAGATAGCGAGACTCCTCTTCTGACTGATAATGGGGTTAACAAAGTTCGTGATATGAATGTAGAAATCGACACCTGTGACAAGCAGAGTAAGCCCAATGGTGATGTGGAGGCTGATGTTTCAAAACACGAGCCTTTGGTAGATGTAAGTGGATGGGAAATGAGCGAGAAAAGCAAACGTGCCTCTGATTTTCCAGCTGGTGTCGTTCAATTGAATCCTGCAACTGAGACTTGTGAGGAACTCACTTTTGTGAATGCCGACTTATCAACCGGTCTACCCGATCAAGAGAGGGATGCACCCTCTGTTGAGTTGCACTATGCAATGATGGATGCCGACAACAGACAAGCCATTGAAGATGTACTAATAGCAAGGGATGGTGATGTTAATGCGGGGCTTGAAACTGAACCTCTAGAGAGGGATGATGTTTTCTTAGGGGTTGCCCAAGAAAATGTCACTGTTGAGGCACAGTCGAATTCTAAACAGGAGTTGGAGTTTGATGAATACAATCAAACGCGCAATGCTATATTCGGGGAAAATATTGAATTTTCTTCATTCACAGCAGACCAAGATTATGCTTTTATGGATAATATCAGAAGCCCCGAACAGCCAGAAGCTCATTATCACGATATGATGGGTGCAGAAAGTTCTGGCTTCAACATGCACAATCAAGAG GAATGGAAGTATTCCGCTGCTGAAAACGACACTG ATTTTCTAAATGTTGATGATGACGAGCTAAATGAAATGGTCGATGATCAAGATATTGCTGATGAGGAAGAAACAAGATTCATAGAGAACACCGGGTGGTCTTCACGTACAAG GGCCGTTTCCAAGTATCTGCAGACATTGTTCGTTAAAGAGGCAGAGCAAGGAAGGAGATCTCTTAACCTAGAGCACCTCTTAGTTGGTAAATCACGCAAAGAAGCTTCGAGGATGTTTTTTGAAACATTG GTTCTCAAAACTAGAGACTACATCCATGTGGAGCAACAGGTCTCCTTTGATGGGATCGCCTTGAAACCTCGAACAAGGCTGATGAAGAGCAACTTCTGA